A DNA window from Jaculus jaculus isolate mJacJac1 chromosome 1, mJacJac1.mat.Y.cur, whole genome shotgun sequence contains the following coding sequences:
- the Mrpl43 gene encoding 39S ribosomal protein L43, mitochondrial: MTGRGSPSRFLAAVLHNGLGRYVPQLQRLSFSLSRDAPSSRGAREFVEREVTDFARRNPGVVIYVNTRPCSVPRIVAEYLNGAVREESIGCKSAEEITTLVQKLADQSGLEVIRIRKPFHTNNPSIQGQWHPFTNKPTTFRGLRPRERQDPEQQVP; the protein is encoded by the exons ATGACGGGACGCGGCAGTCCGAGCCGCTTCCTGGCCGCTGTCCTCCACAACGGCCTGGGTCGGTACGTGCCGCAGCTGCAGCGCCTCAGCTTCAGCCTCAGCCGCGACGCCCCGTCGTCGCGCGGCGCCAG GGAGTTCGTGGAACGGGAGGTGACTGACTTCGCCCGACGGAACCCAGGGGTCGTCATATACGTGAACACGCGGCCTTGCTCCGTGCCCAGAATAGTGGCCGAATACC TTAACGGGGCTGTGCGCGAGGAAAGCATCGGCTGCAAGTCCGCGGAGGAGATCACGACGCTGGTGCAGAAGCTGGCCGACCAGTCTGGTTTGGAAGTGATCCGCATCCGCAAGCCCTTCCACACGAACAACCCCAGCATCCAGGGCCAGTGGCACCCCTTCACTAACAAACCCACGACCTTCCGCGGGCTGCGGCCGCGAGAACGCCAGGATCCTGAGCAACAAGTGCCGTGA
- the Sema4g gene encoding semaphorin-4G: MWGRLWPLLFSILTTTAVPGPSLRRPSRELDATPRMTISYEELSGTRHFKGRAQNYSTLLLEEASGRLLVGARGALFSLSARDIGDGAHKEIHWEASPEMRSKCHQKGKNNQTECFNHVRFLQRLNATHLYACGTHAFQPLCAAIDAEAFTLPTSFEEGKEKCPYDPARGFTGLIIDGGLYTATRYEFRSIPDIRRSRHPHSLRTEEAPMHWLNDAEFVFSVLVRESRASAVGDDDKIYYFFMEREEGSSSFTQSRSSHRVARVARVCKGDLGGKKILQKKWTSFLKARLICHIPQYETLRGVCSLDTDTSATTHFYAAFTLTTQWKTLEASAICRYDLAEVQAVFTGPFMEYQDGVRRWGRYEGGVPEPRPGSCITDSLRSQGYNSSQDLPSMVLDFVKLHPLMARPVVPTRGRPLLLKRNVRYTHLMGTHVTTPAGPTYDLLFLGTADGWIHKAVVLGSGMHIIEEIQVFREPQSVENLVISPTQHSLYVGAASGVIQMPLSSCSRYRSCYDCILARDPYCGWDPNTHACMMATTIVNRSALIQDIERGNRGCEGSRDTGPPPPMKNRSVLRGDDVLLPCDQPSNLARALWLLNGSKSLSDGHDSYRIGVDGLLVTDTQPEHSGNYGCYAEENGLRTLLASYSLTVRPATPAPAPQAPAMPGAQLAPDGRLLYVLAIATLGGLCLILGSSLFYVACLKGGKRGRRRKYSLGRAGRAGGSAVQLQTVSGQCPGEEDEGDDGEGAGGLEGSCLQIIPGEGAPAPPPPPPPPPPAELTNGLVALPSRLRRMNGNSYVLLRQSNNGVPAGPCSFAEELSRILEKRKHTQLVEQLDESSV; encoded by the exons ATGTGGGGAAGGCTCTGGCCCCTCCTCTTCAGCATCCTCACAACAACAGCAGTCCCTGGACCCTCACTGAGAAGACCATCACGAGAGCTAGATGCCACCCCACGTATGACCATCTCCTACGAAG AGCTCTCTGGAACCCGGCACTTCAAGGGTCGAGCCCAGAACTACTCAACACTGCTGCTGGAGGAGGCGTCTGGGAGGCTGCTGGTGGGGGCTCGAGGCGCCCTGTTCTCTCTCAGTGCCCGTGACATAGGAGATGGGGCTCACAAAGAG atccactggGAGGCCTCCCCAGAGATGCGGAGCAAGTGCCatcaaaaagggaaaaacaacCAG ACGGAGTGTTTCAACCATGTGCGGTTCCTACAGAGGCTCAATGCCACCCATCTCTATGCATGCGGGACTCATGCCTTCCAGCCTCTCTGTGCGGCCATT GATGCCGAGGCCTTCACCTTGCCAACCAGCtttgaggagggaaaggagaagtGTCCTTATGACCCAGCCAGGGGCTTCACAGGCCTCATCATTG ATGGAGGCCTGTACACAGCCACAAGGTATGAATTCCGGAGCATTCCTGACATCCGCCGGAGCCGCCACCCACACTCTCTGAGAACTGAAGAGGCACCCATGCACTGGCTCAATG ATGCTGAGTTTGTGTTCTCCGTGCTGGTGCGGGAGAGCAGGGCCAGTGCTGTGGGTGACGATGACAAGATTTACTACTTCTTCATGGAGCGTGAGGAAGGCTCCAGCAGCTTCACACAGAGCCGCAGCAGCCACCGTGTGGCTCGAGTGGCCCGTGTGTGCAAG GGAGATCTGGGTGGGAAAAAGATCCTGCAAAAGAAGTGGACATCCTTCCTGAAGGCTCGTCTTATCTGCCACATTCCACAGTATGAGACACTTCGTGGGGTCTGCAGCCTGGACACTGATACCTCAGCCACCACTCACTTCTATGCAGCCTTCACACTGACTACACAGTG GAAGACCCTGGAGGCTTCAGCCATCTGCCGCTATGATCTTGCCGAGGTGCAGGCTGTCTTCACAGGCCCTTTCATGGAGTACCAAGATGGCGTCCGGCGCTGGGGCCGCTATGAGGGTGGAGTGCCTGAGCCCCGGCCTGGCTCA tgCATCACAGATTCATTGCGCAGCCAAGGCTACAACTCATCCCAAGACTTGCCATCTATGGTCCTGGACTTCGTGAAATTGCACCCACTGATGGCTCGGCCTGTGGTGCCCACACGTGGACGACCCCTACTGCTGAAACGCAATGTACGCTACACACATCTCATGGGAAcacatgtcaccacacctgcTGGACCCACCTATGACCTGCTTTTTCTGGGAACAG CTGATGGCTGGATTCACAAGGCTGTAGTCCTGGGCTCTGGGATGCACATTATTGAAGAGATACAAGTGTTCAGGGAGCCCCAGTCCGTGGAGAATCTAGTCATTTCTCCGACACAG CACAGCCTCTACGTGGGGGCCGCCAGTGGAGTCATCCAGATGCCACTGTCCAGCTGCTCCCGCTACCGTTCCTGCTATGACTGCATCCTGGCCCGGGACCCCTACTGTGGCTGGGACCCCAACACCCATGCCTGCATGATGGCCACCACCATAGTGAACAG GTCGGCACTAATACAGGACATAGAGAGAGGAAATCGAGGCTGTGAGGGCAGCAGGGATACAG GGCCACCACCACCAATGAAGAACCGCTCTGTGCTCCGAGGTGATGATGTCCTCTTGCCCTGTGACCAGCCATCCAATCTGGCCCGGGCTTTGTGGCTACTCAATGGGAGCAAGAGCCTGAGTGATGGGCACGACAGCTACCGTATTGGTGTAGATGGGCTGCTGGTGACAGACACACAGCCCGAGCACAGTGGCAACTATGGCTGCTATGCTGAGGAGAATGGTCTCCGTACACTGCTAGCTTCCTACAGCCTCACAGTCCGGCCTGCCACTCCTGCCCCAGCTCCACAAGCCCCTGCCATGCCCGGAGCACAGCTGGCACCTGACGGGAGGCTGCTCTATGTGCTAGCCATTGCTACACTTGGTGGGCTCTGCCTCATCCTAGGCTCCTCGCTCTTCTATGTGGCGTGTCTGAAGGGAGGAAAACGAGGACGCCGAAGGAAGTATTCACTGGGCCGGGCTGGACGGGCAGGAGGCTCAGCTGTGCAGCTGCAGACAGTCTCGGGCCAGTGTCCTGGAGAGGAAGATGAGGGCGATGATGGGGAAGGGGCTGGGGGCCTGGAGGGCAGCTGCCTCCAGATCATCCCTGGGGAGGGAGCCCCAGCCCCACCACCTCCCCCACCGCCACCACCGCCAGCTGAGCTGACCAACGGGCTGGTTGCACTGCCCAGCCGGTTGCGAAGGATGAACGGCAACAGCTATGTGCTCCTGAGACAGAGCAACAATGGAGTCCCAGCAGGACCCTGCTCCTTCGCAGAGGAACTCAGCCGCATCCTGGAGAAGAGGAAGCACACACAGCTCGTAGAGCAGCTAGACGAGAGCTCCGTCTGA